The Thioalkalivibrio sulfidiphilus HL-EbGr7 genome includes a window with the following:
- a CDS encoding ABC transporter permease, whose protein sequence is MTTYILRRLLLMFPTLLGITLVVFVVMAAAPGGISAQALVDGLNLEPQAKKALEDYYNRRYGLDQPAPVQYLRWLNNVSPVGFQIDETTGELGRFSFFKGSDLGMSFRYGRPVMDLIAERLPITLLLNVVSIPIIYVIAIAVGVHAATRRGSSFDVSSSVVMLGLWSVPTMLAGVLLIGFFASDQFWRWFPTAGISRREALDMPFLPHWGSLGEVLLLFLAVGLCAALLVWLSLRGTARLRMALLGALGAGAGVVMAGQVSEGFSATQVVLALLVGAAFAGIGWSGFQALRTVTMGLIGVILGILLVAQFFPGEFVRGFLLDRLWHLVLPVICLSYGGFAFLAKLTRSSVLENLLADYARTARAKGVSESDVLWKHVFRNSLLPLITVSATLLPSLLAGSVIVETIFSIDGMGKLAVEAVRGRDRELVLSVTLISGLLTLAGYLLADLCYAIVDPRVSYD, encoded by the coding sequence GTGACCACCTATATCCTGCGTCGCCTGCTGCTCATGTTCCCCACCCTGCTGGGGATCACGCTCGTGGTGTTCGTGGTCATGGCCGCGGCCCCCGGCGGCATCAGTGCCCAGGCCCTGGTGGACGGCCTGAACCTGGAGCCCCAGGCCAAGAAGGCCCTGGAGGACTACTACAATCGCCGCTACGGACTGGATCAGCCGGCGCCGGTGCAGTACCTGCGCTGGTTGAACAACGTCTCGCCGGTGGGTTTCCAGATCGACGAGACCACCGGCGAGCTGGGACGCTTCTCCTTCTTCAAGGGCTCTGACCTGGGCATGAGTTTTCGCTACGGGCGCCCGGTGATGGATCTGATCGCCGAGCGCCTGCCCATCACCCTGCTGCTCAACGTCGTCTCCATTCCCATCATCTACGTCATCGCCATCGCCGTGGGGGTGCATGCCGCCACCCGCCGGGGCAGCAGCTTCGATGTCAGTTCCAGCGTGGTGATGCTCGGGCTGTGGTCGGTGCCCACCATGCTGGCGGGCGTGCTGCTGATCGGTTTCTTCGCCTCGGACCAGTTCTGGCGCTGGTTCCCCACCGCCGGCATCAGCCGGCGCGAGGCCCTGGACATGCCCTTCCTGCCCCACTGGGGCAGCCTGGGCGAGGTGTTGTTGCTGTTCCTGGCGGTGGGGCTTTGCGCCGCGCTGCTGGTGTGGCTCAGCCTGCGCGGCACGGCACGCCTGCGCATGGCGCTGCTCGGCGCGCTGGGCGCCGGGGCCGGCGTGGTCATGGCCGGGCAGGTGAGCGAGGGCTTCAGTGCGACTCAGGTCGTGCTGGCGCTGCTGGTGGGCGCCGCCTTCGCGGGCATCGGCTGGAGCGGTTTCCAGGCGCTGCGCACCGTCACCATGGGGCTCATCGGCGTGATCCTGGGCATCCTGCTGGTGGCGCAGTTCTTCCCCGGCGAGTTCGTGCGCGGCTTCCTGCTGGACCGGCTCTGGCACCTGGTGCTGCCGGTGATCTGCCTGTCCTACGGTGGCTTCGCCTTCCTGGCCAAGCTGACCCGCTCCTCGGTGCTGGAGAACCTGCTGGCCGACTATGCCCGCACCGCCCGGGCCAAGGGCGTATCGGAAAGCGATGTGTTGTGGAAGCACGTGTTTCGCAATTCCCTGCTGCCCCTGATCACCGTCTCCGCCACTCTCCTGCCCAGCCTGCTGGCGGGCTCGGTGATCGTGGAGACCATCTTCAGCATCGACGGCATGGGCAAGCTGGCGGTGGAGGCGGTGCGCGGCCGCGACCGGGAGCTGGTGCTCTCGGTGACGCTCATCAGCGGCCTGCTGACCCTGGCCGGCTACCTGCTGGCGGATCTCTGCTACGCCATCGTGGACCCGCGGGTGAGCTATGACTGA
- a CDS encoding ABC transporter permease — MTESLATAKPASLAPRRSYSAQVLREVFLRWGARVGLAWILVLVGVSVFAPFIATSHPLLLSEGGRLFSPALRHLTPADVTIMAVFLAAVAVLFWRVAFRKRLAVVLGVLALSATLSYSLITPPSLVIFEQYREAEAAGQYDWVWRAPIPYSPKDYLRDFGDTGLEAPLESAERRHWLGTEENGADVLSRMIHASRIALAIGFIATGIALGIGVIIGGLMGYFSGIVDIIGMRLVEIFEAIPTLFLLLTFVAFFGRSLYMMMIIIGITSWSGYARYVRAEFLKLRQQEYVQAAVACGLPLRSILFRHMLPNGAAPILVAASFGVASAILAEATLSFLGLGLVDDPSWGQMLNQAVQSSTFNWWMAAFPGGAIFLTVFAYNLVGESLRDALDPHLKKSI; from the coding sequence ATGACTGAGTCGCTCGCCACCGCCAAGCCCGCCTCTCTCGCGCCCCGGCGCAGCTACAGCGCTCAGGTGTTGCGCGAGGTGTTCCTGCGCTGGGGTGCCCGGGTGGGGCTCGCCTGGATCCTGGTGCTGGTGGGCGTGTCGGTGTTCGCGCCCTTCATCGCCACCAGTCATCCCCTGCTGCTCTCCGAGGGCGGGCGGCTCTTCAGCCCCGCCCTGCGCCACCTGACGCCGGCGGACGTCACCATCATGGCGGTGTTCCTGGCGGCGGTGGCGGTGCTGTTCTGGCGGGTGGCGTTCCGCAAGCGCCTGGCAGTGGTCCTTGGCGTGCTGGCGCTGAGCGCGACGCTCAGCTACAGCCTGATCACGCCGCCCTCCCTGGTGATCTTCGAGCAGTACCGGGAGGCGGAGGCCGCCGGGCAGTATGACTGGGTGTGGCGTGCGCCGATTCCCTATTCCCCCAAGGACTACCTGCGTGATTTCGGCGACACCGGCCTCGAGGCCCCGCTCGAGAGTGCCGAGCGGCGCCACTGGCTGGGCACGGAGGAGAACGGCGCAGACGTGCTCTCACGCATGATCCACGCCTCGCGCATCGCCCTGGCCATCGGCTTCATCGCCACGGGCATCGCGCTCGGCATCGGCGTGATCATCGGCGGCCTGATGGGCTACTTCTCCGGCATCGTGGACATCATCGGCATGCGCCTGGTGGAGATCTTCGAGGCCATCCCCACGCTGTTCCTGCTGCTCACCTTCGTGGCCTTCTTCGGTCGCAGCCTGTACATGATGATGATCATCATCGGCATCACCTCCTGGTCGGGCTATGCCCGCTACGTGCGCGCCGAATTCCTCAAGCTGCGCCAGCAGGAATACGTACAGGCGGCGGTGGCCTGCGGCCTGCCGCTGCGCTCCATCCTGTTCCGCCACATGCTGCCCAACGGCGCCGCGCCCATCCTGGTGGCGGCAAGCTTCGGTGTGGCCTCCGCCATCCTCGCCGAGGCGACGCTGAGCTTCCTGGGCCTGGGCCTGGTGGACGATCCCTCCTGGGGCCAGATGCTCAACCAGGCAGTGCAGTCCTCCACCTTCAACTGGTGGATGGCGGCCTTCCCGGGCGGCGCCATCTTCCTCACGGTGTTCGCCTACAACCTGGTGGGCGAATCCCTGCGCGACGCGCTGGATCCGCATTTGAAGAAGAGCATCTAA